The following DNA comes from Pithys albifrons albifrons isolate INPA30051 chromosome 17, PitAlb_v1, whole genome shotgun sequence.
CTCGGGGCATGAAAGAGGCAGGAGACCAGAGCGCTGGCCCCTGCCCAGCATGAGGCACATCTTGTATCCTCagtgggggagaggggagagcagcATGTGGGAGAGAAGGTCGAGAATGAGCAGCATTGCCCATCTGAGAAAGCCATTTACAGGTGCTTTCTTCCTTGTGAGGTGTCAGCCTTGAGTTCCCAGCCTGTGCAGAAGGTTGACTCACAGATGTTTGCTCAACGGGCACCTCTGACCTGTAAAGGAAGGAGGATAATGTCACCATACAGTGCAACCCTTGTTCTTTGCAGTCAGTGCAGAAAAGGAGCATCCTGTAGTTCCCTTGCATACAGCTCCCCAGTCAACTGCTTTACTATGCCCACCATAAGTCACCctctttactttaaaaaatacattttctacCTAGTGAAAGGAGGTCCAAGCAGTTCCTTGCTTTCTAGAGATTCCAGAAGGCAGTCAGGCCTCTGTGGTAGTAACCTGGCTTGTTGAGTAgcatttctggaaagaaaaacagaacagtgCCCCAGATTCAGGATTATTTTAATTGGCATAAACTGGCATAGCAGCCAAAGAAACAGTCTCGTTCCATCATTCATCGCTGCTCTGCAACATTCCCATTGCATGTACTAATAATTCCTAAAGACTAAAATTCCACCTGTATTAATGTGACAACCTGGTTCACCATGTGAATGGTTGTGCCAACACAGGGAGTGGTGGAAGTGACACAACTGAACAGGGCAGAAACCCTTCTTTTGGCAGCATATACAAGCTTAGAGCAAAGTGAAGTTACCATCTTATTTCCCTGCAGGGCTCCTGTCCTGGGCTGAGAAGCTTCATGGAAATTACTCTTTGCAATTGCCCCGTGATCAGCAGgaattttttaaggaaaagctTCCCAGGGCAAAGAAAGGGGCAAGAAGAAAGTTCTGTATAGCCAGGATcttgatatttttcatttcatgagAGCTTATGCACAACTTCAGTGAAAAGGAGTTtcagtgacagctctgggtCACGGGCAAGATAAGCTCTCCTGATGGCCGAGTCTCATCACAGGTCTCTCAAAAGTTTCTCTGTTAACTGGCAAATGACCAACACTCCATGAATTCAGCTGTATCTTGAGAAACACAGTGAAGGTCTCCGGCTGAGCTGATCCCACCTGTCACTGACATGCAAATATAAAGTCACAAATTCCTTCATGATGGGTGGGTTGATGTTGGCCTTACACAGCAGCTCTTGGGTGATTCCACCACCAGCCATAcaatgcaggtcagagaaagagtTAAGGagaatgaaacacaaaaatgaGACACACATGGACAGAGTACATATATGCAAATATGccagagaaaagggagagggactggaactTTACACTCACAGATCACTGAGAACTGAGCCCCCATCAGCAGGGTGCAGTGGTAGATGTCTGCAATTTGAAGGCCATGGCTCTTCCTCTGCTGAAGGTCCTCTTGTCTCATCAGGCCTTTTAACTGTCACCTGCTTCTTCAGAGGTGGCAGAAAAGAACAAAGCTTATTTAATTTCTTGGAGAGAGGTTTGTGTTTCCACAgcatggcacagctggcaggaaGGTGACAGGCTGCCTGCCaacacaaagagcagcagagagtcTGATGGCTCAGAGCAGGAAGCAACACCACATCACCAAGGGAGAAGGACAGTGCAGAAGGAACTGAGATTTCTGATGAcctcacagccacagcagctctctCAGCTAAATTAACAGGTTATTGTGGTAACATTTGGGGAAGGAGAATTGGGTACTTCTGCAGCAAAGCAAGCTGCACATTATAGCAAATGGAACAACTGGTATCTTGAAAGTCTGGACTAGAGCTGAGAAAGCTGCCCACAAGCAGGAAGGGAGCAACCAGTATCTTCCCTACCACAGCAGCCCTATCTTCCTGTtcacacacagggctgggctcatATTCACAAGCAGAAGTGACACAAGCCCACATTTGAAGGTACAAGCAGTGCTAAAGCTAAGATAGGATCAGATGCAGCTCTAATGCTTCATTCTTGCAAGGAATTTTGAGACTAGATCCTAGCCAACTGCAACTGCTTAAATCTAGAAAGATTGTTAGTGGCAGGAGCTGACCAGTTTTGAAATTGTTTCATTAAGAAAGGTTCCCAATTAGCAATACAAATCTGAAGTGTTCCAGTCTCAGCTGAATGAAATACTTTGAACCACAGGCAAAAGTGCATGTGGGATCCAAACAACAGCTGGGATGTGGGACTCCAAGATACACgcatacacaaacacacatccccacacagagcagagatcagagcAGCCCAATTCTGGATGTATCTGAGCAATCATTTGCCTCTTTCACCTTCAGCTGGTGCTGGACGTAGAGCTGGCCCTGCAACTGTTTCATGCCCCCAATGTTTCTCAAGGGCCAGGTGACACCTTCTCTCTGAGAAGTTGTGTGGGGAACTCCTGTGCCTTTTTCAATGCCACCTTCTTTCTCCTGTTGCCCCTTGGCAAACATGAGCCAAGCATCAAATACCTACAACAGGAACAAGAGGGAGCTGTGAGTATTCCAGGTGCTGGGCCAGGGATTCCCCCTGCAGACAGGAACCCTTTCCCTTCCACTGCATAGGAACAGACACAGTTACAGCAATGGGACACGGCCACAAGGACAAAGGGACAGGGATTTAAGTCAGCTGAGGCTGGATAGGGTAAAACATGTCTACATTTTTTAATCGGCTAAGAAGATTTAAGGATAGTTTTCCAGCATTCCAAAATAACATAGAGCGCCCCAAAGACCAGAGGAAGCAGATCCTCAGCATGCACTCTGCTGACTGCAGTCAGACCTGCACACCTGCAAACTCACTGCCTgttcctgccccacacacccctcACCTTCCTCTGCAGCGAGAGGGACCAGTGCCACAGCGCTTGCACCGTCTGCCGcttttcccactgctgctgaCACAGCTGTCAGGGAAAAACAATGCAGAGCAACCACGTTAGAATTCATACATCCCACACCAGCCAAAGCACCAACCAAAGAGGAAATGCTGGTAGAGCCACAGCAGAAAAACCTATTCAGTTCACCCAGTCTATGGCAAGGTGTGTCCTGTGTTAGTGGAAtcaaaaaatcctgaaaattaactttttttggTGCTTGTGTAAATGGAACTTGAAGGAGAAGAATGGATAAGGATTAGCAAGGAGCTGAGTATCCACCCAGGGGAAAATTCCTTACCCGTGCCTTCCAGCaagagaaggcagcagagcaAAGCCTACGAGTCATCAGGTGATCTCCCcgtctctgcagcagctgaaaggCAACCAAAACAAGGAGTCGCAGGCAAACCTCATTCACCTGAGTCAAACCCTACTAGAGCAGAACAGCTGTCAAACAGCCTTTACcactctccctctgctctgatGAGACAACCCTCAACACCCAAGTGCTCTACACTGTAACCCCGTTTGCAGGTATCTGTGAGACCAGGAAGGATTTCATTCCAGTAAATGGTCCCACCCATGGCATGCTCAGTTTGTCATCTCTTGTTAAGTCTATTAGTTCTATCAGTTTCTTCAGGCAAGACACAGGCACAGAAGGCTGTCACACCCCTCCTCAGCCAAGACtgccagtcccttctccagggcACACAGCTGTTCCTCCACATGTCCCTTCCCACAGGCTGGGGAGATTCTCACCATTTTCTCAAGGCACCATCGACGATAATGCTTCCATTTCACCAGGTACTTCtggagcaggtgctgctggtggtgctgtACTGCCctgtggtgctgagccctcAGCATCAGAGACTCCCTTGCTAGTTCCTTCCAGTGAAGAAACAGGGTCTGTAAATGCACTGTTAGGAGAAGATAAATTGACTTGTACCACAAGGAGACTATTAATCTCAGAGTATCAATGATCAGGTGCTCTTCCAGACTGTTTCAGCAATACTTAACATGGACCATACTCAGCACTGACGGTGTTCAGTATAAGGGAGAAGAATTGTGAAACACTTCAGGTAACAGTGAGTTGTGACTTGCAAGTCCTCCCTGCTGCCACTGACATTCCTTATAACCTTTAGGGAATCATTTGATCTCTGTGCTTCAGATTCATTGTGTCAAGTACCATGAAAATGCTTGCAGACTTTGAGGGCCTTGAAGCAGTAATATTGTACTGCTTTCAAACAGATGTCTGAGCTTCTCAAAATTAGTAATGGAAAATTCCTTTGAGGGAGGAAGTGTTACCACCCCTTATATAGACAAGGAACcaacagaaaagcaagagaCACAGGCAGCCTTCAGCAGATCCCTGGAGTCCCAGGTCACTCTCCATCCTAGGGGGATGTCCTTTGCAAGCTAACAGACCAGTCAGTCACCTCACCTGCACAGATGACACAACAGACTCACCTTGGCTCCTACACAGATAACCAGGCCTTTTGAGAGACCAGTATTTCCATAAGCTCACCTAAATCCAAGTGTTTTCTGGCCTCCATCACAGCTGTCACCTTCTCCCGGTGGTGACATGCTCGTAGCCTGGCAATGTGTCTCCACTGCAGCAACACCTAAACATTCAATGCAAACAGGACATGGGGGACAATCTGGCACTGCAATGGAAGGGGAAGCAAAGTACTCCCCATTGCTGGCAATGTAACCATGCCCTTCTCATTATTCAGAGAAGGGTCAGCAAGACAGTGAAAATTTCCTACAAATTAAATACAGCAGTATTTCAGAGGGCCCCCCTGgcatttttcaaagcattcttcttttccatccacccaccctcctgctccacctCACCAGTATTACTGTGCTATAACATACTACTgagttttcccttccttctaagtaatgaggagaaagaaaggaagaggaaaaaccaTGAGCTCACTCAGACAAGTTTCAGAGACACCTGTAAAAACAAGGTGAGACTCCCACTTTTTAGTGGCTCTTGGATTAAGTTTTGGTTGTTCTACTTGCATTACCTGACCCCTGCTCTGAACCAGCCCCTGCACTGAGCCCCTGGTAGCTGCTGTACAGACCTCACCTTGGACAGCACTGCTCTCCTGTAGTGCTCATCTGCCCGAGTAGTTGCCTTGGCTTCGTGTATAAGAGCAAGGGCATTTTCTCTCCAGGTACACAGCAGCTGCCTGAAGgcaaaaacacataaaaaatttaaaaacaaacaaatgccaATAAAAATGATTCTCAGTTGTTTCTTTGGCACCTTCCTACTGATGAGGGAACTAAAACCAGCTGCCTCTATAAACTCAGTTGTGCAAACCACCTTCTGCCTGTTCAGGTCTCTGCTGAGGAGAAGGCAGTGCAAAGCAGAACACTGAAATCCAGCAGCTGAGCCAGTCAGGCTCTGCAAGTGACTCAACTTGTATAGCATTACAACAAATAAGGTAATCAAAACTAAAGTAACTACAGCCAATGCAATGTGATAACACCTTTAATCACTCTCCTCACTGTAATGCAAGACCTCTACATGTTTCAGGCTGCTTTAATACCATAACAGAATCCATGCACTGCAGGGAACAATGCAGTTTGCTGACCGCTGACTCTCACAGACACAAACAGAGATTTAAAAAAGTTCAAGcaaaacagacagcaaacaggaagaggctgatttcttttaaaaaggatGACCTGCATGGAAATAGTGCATGACAGAGTCAACTCCCAGCACTGAACACTCAAGAAGTTCCAAAGGTGGCAGTGAAAGAAAGTAATGAATTTGGCTGCAGTGCAGTTCCTTCCCTCCCAttgcccaaggaaaaggctcaccccagcagcagcctgtggtgctcctcctccttctcagcTACTTGGTGAAGAATGCACTGTATGTTTTGTTGGTAACTCTGCAAGAAAAGCAGTGAGAGGTAAATTTCCCTCCACTGTTAACACCTCTAAGGAGAGGAAAAATCTAGAAATTCTTAGTAGCAGCTCAGAAGAGTACCAGTGGCagtaaagtggaaaaaaaatacttagaGCCACTGAAatcaaatgctgcttttctgtgatAAGCAGTCATCACACAGTAGTTACTGCTACCTACTATGTACCCTTCCCCAAAGCCACGACACTACACTGGTTCTTCTGCTCCACAAAGCAAAGCTAGAGTTTATACAGCCCTGCCTACAACAGCCTCTGTTCCACCTTGCACACTTGGTGCCTGTAGTGTGGCAGCTCTTCAGCTCTCACTGAAACACTTCAGCACACCCAGACAAGGGTCTCAAAGAAAAGGACATTCCCTCCTACCTTCCAGGCTGCCAAAGTCTTGGTCAGCAATGTGTGTCGATAGTGCAGATCTGCTTGCACCAACTTCCTCCACTTCTCACGCTGATGTCCCACATACTATAAGGAGGgagtggaaaaaacccaaagataCATACACATGAAGGAGGGAAACAGGCAGTGgcagagagaagaagaaaaacaccaTTGCCAGTCTTGGGGGAAATGCCAATCAATCAAACTGGTACTGCACTCTGCTATCCCTCCAAAAGGTCTACTTGAGGTGCCCCTTCCTGCCCTTTGTAGGAATCCTCTTGAAGACAGGTGCAATCCATTCAAGTTAACAGGTCTGCACCAATGCACTAGTGCCAACTATAAAATTCCTCATAGATTCTCAAGACCCGCTGAAAGGCCCATCTGATACATCTCACCATGCTAAGGAAAAGGCCCAGTACAACAGTACCCTGTGGCAGGGTCTGCTACACCCTGTGCACAACTACAGGCCACACAATGGCCTGGCTGCAAACAAGGGTTTGAgaaggacacacacacactactgGGTAGGGACAATTTCATCACCTCCCTCTGGTTACTTTCCCAGGTGCATCTAAACTGTACTCCAATCCTCACCATATCTACACACATGAACAAGAAGCCAAAGAGCTCCCTCTCCTATTCTACTCACACTGAACTGGTTTTACCCACCAGGAAAGGGAGGACAGCTTAGGAATGACTagtgtttaaaacaaacaatttaATTTCTAGCCATATGGGTACAAGCAATCTGAACATAACAAAGAATTCAAGTTCTTCCCCATCTGTGAACTCTCTCACCTCCCTCCACTTGTTCCAGGTCTGCTGCAGACACTTTGAACAGTGAAATCTTAAGGCTTGCATCTCCTTGAGCCTCctataagaaaaataagtatttctcCTACAATGCAATGCATGTTACTGAATCTTTCTAGCACAGCCCACATTTGTTATTTTCAGTAAGTCATTTACTGAATCACAGACTAGTAGACTCCAAAGCACAAATAAGGAGTCAGCGTCATTGTGAATTAAATGCTGTTTGTCCTCAGTAGGCCACCAcagggcaaaaaaaccccactctccctttaaaaaaaaagtcttcttactctgtttctctctcctgAGTCTTTTGCTTCCACAGACAGAAggccttcagcagcagcaggttaCTGTAGTGACCTCTTGCACGAACCAagccctcctgctcctccaaacACGCGGCTGTTCTTCTGCGCCAGGAGCACCAGAAACAACGCAGGAGTCGCCTTTCAAAATGAAGCACAGCCTAAGGGGGAAAGAAGGTGGCGATGAATTCATTGCACAGGCCAGATACAAACACGAGGAGCCAATCCTTAAAGGTGACATGCACAGAACTGTCCAGTGTTGTTTTACTCTCCTCAGGCTGAACAGCAAGGGACACAGCAACAAAGCCCCTTTGCTGTGAGGGACTTTAACACATTCTCCAGGTACCACCCGTGTGCATGTGGAGGGAGGAACTGTGACCACAAAACAGCGGAACAAAGAGAGATAAAATACAAGCTGGTAACTAGCATGGGAAGGACTTCCCAGAACCAATAAGCTCCAGAAACCAGTCCTGTTGAATTCACAAGAGGTGATAATCTCACACCACCAAGAGTCAGCCATATCTGCACAAGGACACCCACACATGCTACCAAAAACTTGGAGCTGTCTAACAACCCACATAAGAGACCACAGTGGCTGCTACATATAGAGACTCTgggattttatatatatacacatctTAGGAAATGAAGGACTTCTTAGGGAACTTTATGGATACCTTCCTAGAAGAAACTAATTTGTCAGTACAACCCTGGCCTTCTTAAACAGGCTTGTGTTGGACCTTTATTACTATTATTGGTTCAGTGAAGTAACTGAAACAGACAGTGGGGGGAGAGCACACAGATATTGACAGGGTGAGGGAATGAGCGACTGAACTCTGTGAATTGTTATCCTCTCATAATAACACCTTGATTCTATTATTAAAATGCTTCACTTAAAAGTGATCAGTAAATACTGGTTGCAATCCATTTCCCCTGACCTGATCCCCCACcaaggaaaagagaatttaCAACACCCAAGTCCATCTCATGCTAACTCATGAGATAGTGACTAAGAAATCACCCCCTCTATTCCATAAGCAAGGCCAGGTGAGAGAGTTACATTTACCCTCTTCTCTCCCATTCGATACTCTTGCAGCTCTCGGGCCTTCAGCAGCCACGTGTCAAACACTCGCCTCATCaacaccctcctgcaggcaAAAAGGGAGAATGTCTGCACAGGAGAGAACTCCTTCAGAAAACACATTGATTTCACAACAGTCAAACAACCAATCCATCTACAATTTAAACAGTTCCTTGATTTTTCAAATCATGTAAGCCTTCTTTAGAGATCAGACAGTGGATAGATCATTACTCTGATACAGTCCAGCTCTTAAATCTAAACAAGCCTCAGAGATCGGTTTAACCAATCTCTCTCTCACATTCCCCAGAGAAGCAGAAGGTGTAAATTGTTCATTACTCATAGCAAATATCAGAGCAATTGGCATCAAGATGCTCATGCTCCCAGAGGTATTACCAGACTTTAAAGGAGAACCAAAGGCCCACAAACTCCACATCAGTACAAGTTTACATTAATATTTCTCTGTGTACCTATAACGGACGAGAGCCACTAATGTTAAGGcctgctgctgttcttcctccctctcttccaaACGGGACTTCCAACGGTTCCAGAACTTCTGCAGCACCTGAAATAAACCAAGACAGacacaaaaaatcaaaaatatagATATCAAGGGAGGAGAAGaatgcagagaaagaaattattaaactCCTACTTAAACTGCAAACTGCAGGGGTTGCCTCCTGCACTGCTTCATATACCAAACCTGTTTTATAACCTGCTAAGAATTTTTCT
Coding sequences within:
- the SFI1 gene encoding protein SFI1 homolog isoform X1, with product MEKFRSSSKSLKIHEIQQPPGHRVPASGQPVPAHCARHECQARAHDNLGRAGDAQNQRRRLKKFWSRYLARKFFYLWAKMTFGQVLPSQARCFYDQKILQKSFGLWKEWQTVCRERELSLRAERHYRHFLCSSILHAWRAYVCQQQGERNKYSVAESHAKKHKLLRTWRCWLVYVGVQRTKRGMQSVALAFRERSCLRVSWAVWRRQHYQKHTGHKMNILALQHWAQSLQFRAWLQWQELYLYSQNEKQKESRAVTHHRRCELQRCLGAWLGYLSLRRVKKHQNELAQELHRSQMLRRCFSDWRLLLEWNRRIHAHQKALEKQAALWTLFAHWKHYVLCVEESQQWEVAEEHYRHHLLQCMHAALHMRPKKLGFKGLWQNVANIRLQRMRKNLSHRQHQVTVLQKFWNRWKSRLEEREEEQQQALTLVALVRYRRVLMRRVFDTWLLKARELQEYRMGEKRAVLHFERRLLRCFWCSWRRRTAACLEEQEGLVRARGHYSNLLLLKAFCLWKQKTQERETERLKEMQALRFHCSKCLQQTWNKWREYVGHQREKWRKLVQADLHYRHTLLTKTLAAWKSYQQNIQCILHQVAEKEEEHHRLLLGQLLCTWRENALALIHEAKATTRADEHYRRAVLSKVLLQWRHIARLRACHHREKVTAVMEARKHLDLVHLQTLFLHWKELARESLMLRAQHHRAVQHHQQHLLQKYLVKWKHYRRWCLEKMLLQRRGDHLMTRRLCSAAFSCWKARLCQQQWEKRQTVQALWHWSLSLQRKVFDAWLMFAKGQQEKEGGIEKGTGVPHTTSQREGVTWPLRNIGGMKQLQGQLYVQHQLKKQVTVKRPDETRGPSAEEEPWPSNCRHLPLHPADGGSVLSDLNATQQARLLPQRPDCLLESLESKELLGPPFTRSEVPVEQTSVSQPSAQAGNSRLTPHKEESTCKWLSQMGNAAHSRPSLPHAALPSPPLRIQDVPHAGQGPALWSPASFMPRGKAGSEKGGGQPVRGHRGAHSQDSQQNTVEKKLQPNLQPHLLSPENLVGQRSGQTAGAEGEHSSREEMVLQREVAAELRHIQQQMQYYYSRKQELRSCQQQAQILQQWLERSTGAGARGVQEELGQLQVRINTLTKAQPRERHHVQSLLARLQEIQLALDL
- the SFI1 gene encoding protein SFI1 homolog isoform X3 codes for the protein MEKFRSSSKSLKIHEIQQPPGHRVPASGQPVPAHCARHECQARAHDNLGRAGDAQNQRRRLKKFWSRYLARKFFYLWAKMTFGQVLPSQARCFYDQKILQKSFGLWKEWQTVCRERELSLRAERHYRHFLCSSILHAWRAYVCQQQGERNKYSVAESHAKKHKLLRTWRCWLVYVGVQRTKRGMQSVALAFRERSCLRVSWAVWRRQHYQKHTGHKMNILALQHWAQSLQFRAWLQWQELYLYSQNEKQKESRAVTHHRRCELQRCLGAWLGYLSLRRVKKHQNELAQELHRSQMLRRCFSDWRLLLEWNRRIHAHQKALEKQAALWTLFAHWKHYVLCVEESQQWEVAEEHYRHHLLQCMHAALHMRPKKLGFKGLWQNVANIRLQRMRKNLSHRQHQVTVLQKFWNRWKSRLEEREEEQQQALTLVALVRYRRVLMRRVFDTWLLKARELQEYRMGEKRAVLHFERRLLRCFWCSWRRRTAACLEEQEGLVRARGHYSNLLLLKAFCLWKQKTQERETERLKEMQALRFHCSKCLQQTWNKWREYVGHQREKWRKLVQADLHYRHTLLTKTLAAWKSYQQNIQCILHQVAEKEEEHHRLLLGQLLCTWRENALALIHEAKATTRADEHYRRAVLSKVLLQWRHIARLRACHHREKVTAVMEARKHLDLVHLQTLFLHWKELARESLMLRAQHHRAVQHHQQHLLQKYLVKWKHYRRWCLEKMLLQRRGDHLMTRRLCSAAFSCWKARLCQQQWEKRQTVQALWHWSLSLQRKVFDAWLMFAKGQQEKEGGIEKGTGVPHTTSQREGVTWPLRNIGGMKQLQGQLYVQHQLKVTVKRPDETRGPSAEEEPWPSNCRHLPLHPADGGSVLSDLNATQQARLLPQRPDCLLESLESKELLGPPFTRSEVPVEQTSVSQPSAQAGNSRLTPHKEESTCKWLSQMGNAAHSRPSLPHAALPSPPLRIQDVPHAGQGPALWSPASFMPRGKAGSEKGGGQPVRGHRGAHSQDSQQNTVEKKLQPNLQPHLLSPENLVGQRSGQTAGAEGEHSSREEMVLQREVAAELRHIQQQMQYYYSRKQELRSCQQQAQILQQWLERSTGAGARGVQEELGQLQVRINTLTKAQPRERHHVQSLLARLQEIQLALDL
- the SFI1 gene encoding protein SFI1 homolog isoform X4 codes for the protein MEKFRSSSKSLKIHEIQQPPGHRVPASGQPVPAHCARHECQARAHDNLGRAGDAQNQRRRLKKFWSRYLARKFFYLWAKMTFGQVLPSQARCFYDQKILQKSFGLWKEWQTVCRERELSLRAERHYRHFLCSSILHAWRAYVCQQQGERNKYSVAESHAKKHKLLRTWRCWLVYVGVQRTKRGMQSVALAFRERSCLRVSWAVWRRQHYQKHTGHKMNILALQHWAQSLQFRAWLQWQELYLYSQNEKQKESRAVTHHRRCELQRCLGAWLGYLSLRRVKKHQNELAQELHRSQMLRRCFSDWRLLLEWNRRIHAHQKALEKQAALWTLFAHWKHYVLCVEESQQWEVAEEHYRHHLLKLGFKGLWQNVANIRLQRMRKNLSHRQHQVTVLQKFWNRWKSRLEEREEEQQQALTLVALVRYRRVLMRRVFDTWLLKARELQEYRMGEKRAVLHFERRLLRCFWCSWRRRTAACLEEQEGLVRARGHYSNLLLLKAFCLWKQKTQERETERLKEMQALRFHCSKCLQQTWNKWREYVGHQREKWRKLVQADLHYRHTLLTKTLAAWKSYQQNIQCILHQVAEKEEEHHRLLLGQLLCTWRENALALIHEAKATTRADEHYRRAVLSKVLLQWRHIARLRACHHREKVTAVMEARKHLDLVHLQTLFLHWKELARESLMLRAQHHRAVQHHQQHLLQKYLVKWKHYRRWCLEKMLLQRRGDHLMTRRLCSAAFSCWKARLCQQQWEKRQTVQALWHWSLSLQRKVFDAWLMFAKGQQEKEGGIEKGTGVPHTTSQREGVTWPLRNIGGMKQLQGQLYVQHQLKKQVTVKRPDETRGPSAEEEPWPSNCRHLPLHPADGGSVLSDLNATQQARLLPQRPDCLLESLESKELLGPPFTRSEVPVEQTSVSQPSAQAGNSRLTPHKEESTCKWLSQMGNAAHSRPSLPHAALPSPPLRIQDVPHAGQGPALWSPASFMPRGKAGSEKGGGQPVRGHRGAHSQDSQQNTVEKKLQPNLQPHLLSPENLVGQRSGQTAGAEGEHSSREEMVLQREVAAELRHIQQQMQYYYSRKQELRSCQQQAQILQQWLERSTGAGARGVQEELGQLQVRINTLTKAQPRERHHVQSLLARLQEIQLALDL
- the SFI1 gene encoding protein SFI1 homolog isoform X2, which codes for MEKFRSSSKSLKIHEIQQPPGHRVPASGQPVPAHCARHECQARAHDNLGRAGDAQNQRRRLKKFWSRYLARKFFYLWAKMTFGQVLPSQARCFYDQKILQKSFGLWKEWQTVCRERELSLRAERHYRHFLCSSILHAWRAYVCQQQGERNKYSVAESHAKKHKLLRTWRCWLVYVGVQRTKRGMQSVALAFRERSCLRVSWAVWRRQHYQKHTGHKMNILALQHWAQSLQFRAWLQWQELYLYSQNEKQKESRAVTHHRRCELQRCLGAWLGYLSLRRVKKHQNELAQELHRSQMLRRCFSDWRLLLEWNRRIHAHQKALEKQAALWTLFAHWKHYVLCVEESQQWEVAEEHYRHHLLQCMHAALHMRPKKLGFKGLWQNVANIRLQRMRKNLSHRQHQVTVLQKFWNRWKSRLEEREEEQQQALTLVALVRYRRVLMRRVFDTWLLKARELQEYRMGEKRAVLHFERRLLRCFWCSWRRRTAACLEEQEGLVRARGHYSNLLLLKAFCLWKQKTQERETERLKEMQALRFHCSKCLQQTWNKWREYVGHQREKWRKLVQADLHYRHTLLTKTLAAWKSYQQNIQCILHQVAEKEEEHHRLLLGQLLCTWRENALALIHEAKATTRADEHYRRAVLSKVLLQWRHIARLRACHHREKVTAVMEARKHLDLVHLQTLFLHWKELARESLMLRAQHHRAVQHHQQHLLQKYLVKWKHYRRWCLEKMLLQRRGDHLMTRRLCSAAFSCWKARLCQQQWEKRQTVQALWHWSLSLQRKVFDAWLMFAKGQQEKEGGIEKGTGVPHTTSQREGVTWPLRNIGGMKQLQGQLYVQHQLKQVTVKRPDETRGPSAEEEPWPSNCRHLPLHPADGGSVLSDLNATQQARLLPQRPDCLLESLESKELLGPPFTRSEVPVEQTSVSQPSAQAGNSRLTPHKEESTCKWLSQMGNAAHSRPSLPHAALPSPPLRIQDVPHAGQGPALWSPASFMPRGKAGSEKGGGQPVRGHRGAHSQDSQQNTVEKKLQPNLQPHLLSPENLVGQRSGQTAGAEGEHSSREEMVLQREVAAELRHIQQQMQYYYSRKQELRSCQQQAQILQQWLERSTGAGARGVQEELGQLQVRINTLTKAQPRERHHVQSLLARLQEIQLALDL